The following coding sequences lie in one Synechococcus sp. PCC 7336 genomic window:
- a CDS encoding cofactor assembly of complex C subunit B — MASLLAEAIAVESGDRITIVSTFIMTVLLSIGLFFFIRASGKDRIEIRRYRSELSVQDLGSQLQAYLKGRSYRLLETDETGLATFVGQAQPSGFLTGLLTALAAVGLLCLVLVWQMVQPQLQGFTFLLLALSPLAGWYYRKTASREETLRVRVRQGDSPELTGVDIAAHRDELNELQQQLPLEEL, encoded by the coding sequence ATGGCGAGTTTGTTGGCAGAGGCGATCGCGGTTGAGAGCGGCGATCGCATAACGATTGTATCTACATTTATCATGACGGTTCTGCTGTCGATTGGCTTGTTCTTTTTTATTCGCGCTTCTGGTAAGGATCGGATTGAAATTCGCCGATATCGCAGCGAATTATCGGTGCAGGATTTGGGATCGCAGTTGCAAGCTTATCTGAAGGGGCGATCGTATCGGTTGCTGGAGACAGATGAGACGGGGCTGGCCACATTTGTGGGACAGGCTCAGCCGAGCGGATTTTTGACGGGATTGCTGACGGCGCTGGCCGCCGTTGGCTTGTTATGTCTGGTTTTAGTCTGGCAAATGGTGCAGCCGCAATTGCAAGGGTTTACCTTCCTATTGCTGGCGTTATCTCCGCTGGCGGGATGGTATTACCGCAAGACAGCCAGCCGGGAAGAAACGCTGCGGGTGCGAGTGCGACAAGGGGATAGCCCGGAGCTGACCGGGGTGGATATTGCGGCCCATCGGGACGAGCTAAACGAGTTGCAGCAACAGTTGCCGCTAGAAGAGCTGTAG
- a CDS encoding RNA polymerase sigma factor, RpoD/SigA family — protein sequence MPVTPYNTDYESDRDDSSLATELPQAVEVEYGERSTPSRSSSRRSTDLVRLYLQEIGRVPLLGRDEEVALAQKVQRYMELVEQREQLASELDSQPSLEAWAERVSLSVSELRQFQRTGSRAKDHMIKANLRLVVSVAKKYQNRGLELLDLIQEGTLGLERAVEKFDPTKGYRFSTYAYWWIRQGITRAIATQSRTIRLPVHITEKLNKIKKAQRKISQEKGRTATIEDIAKELDLSKVQVRDLLVRVPRSVSLETKVGKDKDTELGDLLEAEDMSPEELVTRESLSRDLSTLLAELSSRERDVLRMRFGLEDGRTYSLAEIGRTLDLSRERVRQIESKALQKLRQPKRRNRIRDYLEVLD from the coding sequence ATGCCAGTAACACCTTACAACACCGATTACGAATCCGATCGCGATGACTCCTCACTAGCAACCGAGTTGCCTCAAGCTGTGGAAGTCGAATATGGCGAGCGATCTACCCCAAGTCGATCTAGCAGTCGTCGTTCGACCGATTTGGTTCGTCTTTACCTGCAAGAAATTGGTCGCGTTCCCTTACTGGGGCGCGATGAAGAGGTTGCTTTAGCCCAGAAAGTTCAGCGCTACATGGAGTTGGTCGAGCAGCGAGAGCAGTTGGCATCCGAATTAGATAGCCAGCCCAGCCTAGAAGCCTGGGCCGAGCGCGTCAGCCTCTCCGTTTCCGAACTGCGCCAGTTTCAACGCACGGGCAGTCGGGCTAAAGATCACATGATCAAGGCCAACCTGCGTCTGGTGGTATCCGTAGCCAAAAAGTACCAAAATCGCGGCCTGGAACTACTGGACTTGATTCAGGAAGGCACCTTGGGCTTGGAACGTGCCGTCGAGAAATTTGACCCCACCAAAGGCTATCGATTTAGCACCTATGCCTATTGGTGGATTCGTCAGGGCATTACGCGGGCGATCGCCACCCAAAGTCGGACCATCCGCTTGCCCGTCCACATCACGGAAAAGCTCAACAAGATCAAAAAAGCTCAGCGCAAGATTTCTCAAGAGAAAGGTCGTACGGCCACGATTGAGGACATTGCCAAGGAGCTCGACCTGAGTAAAGTCCAAGTGCGCGATCTGTTGGTGCGGGTACCTCGTTCCGTTTCGCTGGAAACCAAAGTCGGTAAAGACAAAGATACCGAGTTGGGAGACTTGCTCGAAGCCGAAGACATGTCCCCCGAAGAGTTGGTGACGCGGGAATCCCTCAGCCGCGATCTGAGCACGCTACTGGCGGAACTGAGCAGCCGCGAACGGGATGTCTTGCGGATGCGTTTCGGCTTAGAAGATGGCCGCACCTACTCCCTAGCCGAAATTGGCCGTACCCTCGACCTCTCCCGCGAGCGGGTTCGCCAAATTGAATCCAAAGCACTGCAAAAGCTACGTCAGCCCAAACGCCGCAACCGCATTCGCGACTATTTGGAAGTCTTGGACTAG